In the genome of Streptomyces aquilus, the window CGCACCCCACCACCAAGTCCCCCTCCAGGCACCCGAGTTCATCGGCCGACCCGAAGCCGGCGGCAACCTGGCGCTCGGTCCGCTCGGTCAACTACCCCGACCGCTACTGGCACGTGAGCGGCGGCTACGTGAAACTCGACCCCGTCGGCGGCTCGGAGTCCCGCGAGGACTCCACCTTCAAACTGGTCAAGGGCCTGGCGGACAGCTCCTGTTACTCCTTCGCCACCGCCGACGGCCAGTACCTGCGCCACCGCAGCTTCGTCCTGGTGGCGAACCGCAACGACGGCTCGCCCCTGTTCCGCCAGGACGCGACCTTCTGCCCCCGCCCGTCGTCGTTCCCCGGCGCGATCATGCTGGAGTCGGTGAACTACCCCGGCCGCTTCCTCCGCCACCAGAACTTCCAACTCAAGCTGGACCCGTACCAGTACAACGACATGTACCGCCAGGACTCGGCCTTCCGCCTGGTGACGGGGCTGGCCTGAGCATGCGAAAGGGGCCGCGGCACACGGCCACGGCCCCTTCACACATGCTCTGTCAGACGTTGAACCCAAGCGCCCGAAGCTGCTCGCGTCCGTCGTCCGTGATCTTGTCCGGGCCCCACGGCGGCATCCAGACCCAGTTGATGCGCAGCTCGTTGACGAGGCCGTCCGTGGCGGACTTGGCCTGGTCCTCGATGACGTCCGTCAGCGGGCAGGCCGCCGAGGTCAGGGTCATGTCGATCGTCGCGATGTTGGCGTCGTCGATGTGGATGCCGTAGATCAGGCCCAGGTTGACGACGTCGATGCCCAGTTCGGGGTCGACGACGTCGTACAGCGCCTCGCGGATCTCCTCCTCCGAGGCCGGCTTCATCTCAAGCGTCTCGCTCATGCCGTCTTCCTTTCGGCGTCGGCTCCGCCCAGGGCCTGGGCCGTCGCGTCCTTCCACGCCATCCAGCTGAGGAGGGCGCACTTCACCCGGGCCGGGTACTTGGAGACACCGGCGAACGCGACCGCGTCCTCCAGCACCTCCTCCATCGCGTCGTCGGGCTCGATCTTGCCCTTGGACTGCATCAGCTCCAGGAAGGTCTCCTGGATCCGCTGCGCGTCGGACACGTCCTTGCCGACCAGGAGGTCGTTCAGGACCGAGGCCGAGGCCTGGCTGATCGAGCAGCCCTGGCCCTCGTACGAGATGTCCGCGATCTGCTCGCCGTCGTACTTCACGCGCAGCGTGATCTCGTCGCCGCACGTCGGGTTGACGTGGTGCACCTCGGCGTCGCCATCCCGGAGACCGCGCCCGTGCGGGTGCTTGTAGTGGTCCAGGATGACTTCCTGGTACATCGAATCAAGCTTCACGACTCAGCCAGCTCCTCAGCCGAAGAAGTTCCGTACGTGCTCCAGACCGTCGACCAGAGCGTCGATCTCGGCCGGCGTGGAGTACAGATAGAACGACGCTCGCGTGGTCGCAGGAATTCCGTACCGGAGGCAGACCGGGCGGGCGCAGTGGTGACCCACGCGGACCGCGATGCCCTGCTCGTCCAGTACCTGGCCCACGTCGTGGGGGTGGATGTCACCGAGGGTGAACGAGATCGCCGCGCCCCGGTCCTCGGCCGTCGTCGGGCCGATGATCCGCAGGTCCGGGACCTCGTTGAGCTTCCGTACCGCGTACTCGGTCAGCGCGTGCTCATGGGCGAGGATCTTGTCCATGCCGATCGAGTTCAGGTAGTCGATCGCCGCGCCGAGACCGACCGCCTGGGCGATCGGGGGCGTGCCCGCCTCGAACTTGTGGGGGGCGGGAGCGTACGTCGACGAGTGCATCGACACCGTCTCGATCATCTCGCCGCCGCCCAGGAACGGAGGCAGGTCCTCCAGGAGCTCCTGGCGGCCCCAGAGCACGCCGATGCCCGTCGGACCGCACATCTTGTGGCCGGTGAAGGCCACGAAGTCGGCCTGGAGGGCCTGCACGTCCAGCGGCATGTGCGGCGCGGCCTGGGAGGCGTCGATGCAGACGAGCGCACCGACCTCCTGAGCGCGGCGGATTATCGTCTCGACCGGGTTGACCGTACCGAGGATGTTCGACACCAGCACGAAGGAGACGATCTTCGTCTTCTCCGTGATGATCTCGTCGATGTTGGACAGGTCGAGGCGGCCGTCGTCGGTCAGGCCGAACCACTTCAGCTTCGCGCCCGTGCGCTGCGCGAGCAGCTGCCACGGCACGATGTTGGAGTGGTGCTCCATCTCCGTGATGACGATCTCGGTCTCGGAGTCCACCCGGTAGGGCTCGTCGGCCCAGCCCAGCATGTTCGCCACGAGGTTGAGCGACTCGGAGGCGTTCTTGGTGAAGATCACCTCGTCGCGCGAGGGCGCGTTGATGAACGCGGCGACCTTGTCGCGCGCGCCCTCGTACAGCGCCGTGGCCTCCTCGGCGAGCACATGCACACCGCGGTGGACGTTGGCGTTGTAGCGCTCGTAGTACTCGCTCAGGGCGTCCAGTACCTGGCGCGGCTTCTGCGAGGTCGCCGCGTTGTCCAGGTACACGAGCTTCTGACCGTCGTGGACCTGGCGGTCCAGGATGGGGAAGTCCTTGCGGATCGCCTCGGTGTCGAGGAGGCCCGGCAGCTGTGTCACGCGGATGCGCCACCCTTCGTGTAAGCCTCGTAGCCCTCGTTCTCCAGCTTGTCCGCGAGCTCGGCGCCGCCGGACTCGACGATGCGGCCGCCGGAGAAGACGTGGACGTAGTCGGGCTTGATGTAGCGCAGGATGCGCGTGTAGTGCGTGATCAGCAGAGTGCCGACCTCGCCGGTCTCGCGGACGCGGTTGACGCCCTCGGAGACGATGCGGAGGGCGTCGACGTCCAGACCGGAGTCCGTCTCGTCGAGGATCGCGACCTTCGGCTTGAGCAGTTCGAGCTGGAGGATCTCGTGGCGCTTCTTCTCACCGCCGGAGAAGCCCTCGTTGACATTGCGCTCGGCGAAGGACGGGTCCATGTTGAGGCGCTCCATGGCCTCCTTGACCTCCTTCACCCAGGTGCGCAGCTTGGGGGCCTCGCCGCGGACGGCGGTGGCGGAGGTGCGCAGGAAGTTGGAGACGGAGACACCGGGGACCTCGACCGGGTACTGCATCGCCAGGAACAGGCCCGCGCGGGCGCGCTCGTCGACGGACATCTCCAGGACGTCCTCGCCGTCCAGCGTCACGGTGCCGCCGGTGATCGTGTACTTCGGGTGACCCGCGAGGGAGTAGGCGAGGGTCGACTTGCCGGAGCCGTTGGGGCCCATGATGGCGTGCGTCTCGCCCTGCTTCACGGTCAGGTCGACGCCCTTGAGGATCTCCTTCGTGGCGTTGTCGGCCTCGACGGTGACGTGCAGGTCTCGGATTTCAAGCGTTGCCATGGGTGCCTCAGGACTCCTGGGTGAGGGAGACGAGCACGTCGTCCCCTTCGATCTTTACGGGGTATACGGGGACGGGGCGCGTCGCGGGAAGGCCGGACGGCTTGCCGGTGCGGAGGTCGAAGCTGGAGCCGTGCAGCCAGCACTCGATCTGGCAGTCCTCCACCTCGCCCTCGGAGAGGGAGACGTTCGCGTGGGAGCAGATGTCGTGGATCGCGAACACCTCGCCCTCGGTCTTGACGACCGAGACCGGCGTGCCGTCGAGTTCCACCCGCTTCGGGGTGTCCTCCTCCAGCTCGCTCAGCCCACAGGCGCGTACGAAAGCCATCAGACCGTGGCCTCCAGCTCGGCCTCGATCTTCTCCAGCAGGCGAGCCTCGATGTCCTCGACGCCGATCTGCTGGACCAGCTCGGCGAAGAAGCCGCGGACCACCAGGCGACGGGCCTCGTCGGCGGGGATGCCGCGGGCCATCAGGTAGAAGAGCTGCTCGTCGTCGAAGCGGCCGGTCGCGGAGGCGTGCCCGGCGCCGACGATCTCGCCGGTCTCGATCTCCAGGTTCGGCACGGAGTCGACCCGGGCGCCGTCCGTGAGGACGAGGTTCCGGTTCATCTCGTAGGTGTCGGTGCCCTCGGCCTTGGCCTCGATCAGCACGTCACCGATCCACACGGCGTGCGCGTCGTCGCCCTGGAGCGCGCCCTTGTAGACGACGTTGGACTTGCAGTGCGGGGTGTTGTGGTCGACCAGGAGACGGTGCTCCTGGTGCTGACCGGCGTCCGTGAAGTACAGACCGAACAGCTCGGCCTCGCCACCGGTGCCGGCGTAGGTCACGCGCGGGTGCAGTCGTACGAGGTCGCCGCCGAAGGTGACGACCACGGACTTGAAGGAGGCGTCCCGGCCGACGAGCGCGTTGTGCTGCGCCACGTGCACGGCCTTGTCGTCCCAGTCCTGGACGGAGACGACGGTCAGCTTGGCGCCGTCGCCGAGCACGTAGTCGACGTTGGCGGCGAGGACGGCGTCACCGGTGTGGTCGATGACGACGACGGCCTCGGCGAAGGCGCCCAGCTCGATCACCTGGTGGGCGAAGGCGGTGCCGCCCTCGCCGTGCACGGCGATCCGGACGGGCTCGGTGAGGACCGTCTCCTTGGGGACGGTGATGACACCGGCCTTCTCGAACGCCGAGTACGCCTGGGCGGCGATGCGGTCCACCGGGGTGCCCGCCTTGCCGAGGCGCGCGTCGTCACGGCCGACGGTCTCGACGGTGACACCCTCGGGGGCCTCCACCTCGACCTTCAGACCGTCGCCGGTCGCGACCGCGGTGCCGTCGTGCAGCCCGCGCAGGCGCTCCAGCGGGGTGAACCGCCACTCCTCCTCGCGGCCGTGCGGGACCGGGAAGTCCGCCACGTCGAAGGACGGGGGCGCGCTCATGCGCGTGGCGACGGTCGACTCGGCGGCCACCGCGATCGAACCGGCGGTGGTGGACCCCACCGGGATGTTCTGAGCCTCAGCCATGGCTGTCGGTCTGCTCTCTTCCTACGTAAGTGACTTGACGGAGACGGGTCGCTACTAGCCGACCGCGCCTTCCATCTGGAGCTCGATCAGCCGGTTGAGTTCCAGCGCGTACTCCATCGGCAGCTCCTTCGCGATGGGCTCGACGAAGCCGCGCACGATCATGGCCATCGCCTCGAACTCGGAGAGACCGCGGCTCATCAGGTAGAAGAGCTGGTCCTCGGAGACCTTGGAGACGGTCGCCTCGTGGCCCATGGACACGTCGTCCTCGCGGACGTCCACGTAGGGGTACGTGTCGGAGCGGGAGATGGTGTCGACGAGCAGCGCGTCGCACAGCACGTTGGACTTGGAGCCGTGGGCGCCCTCACCGATCTCGACGAGACCGCGGTAGGACGTACGACCGCCACCGCGCGCCACCGACTTGGAGACGATGTTGGAGGAGGTGTTCGGCGCCATGTGGACCATCTTGGAGCCGGCGTCCTGGTGCTGGCCCTCGCCCGCGAAGGCGATGGACAGGGTCTCGCCCTTGGCGTGCTCGCCCATCAGGTAGACGGCCGGGTACTTCATGGTGACCTTGGAGCCGATGTTGCCGTCGATCCACTCCATGGTTGCGCCCTCGTACGCCACGGCGCGCTTGGTGACCAGGTTGTAGACGTTGTTCGACCAGTTCTGGATGGTCGTGTAGCGGCAGCGGGCGTTCTTCTTGACGATGATCTCGACGACCGCGGAGTGCAGCGAGTCCGACTTGTAGATCGGGGCCGTACAACCCTCGACGTAGTGCACGTAGGCACCCTCGTCGACGATGATCAGGGTCCGCTCGAACTGGCCCATGTTCTCCGTGTTGATACGGAAGTAGGCCTGGAGCGGGATCTCCACGTGGACGCCCGGCGGGA includes:
- a CDS encoding AbfB domain-containing protein, which translates into the protein MPENQSRPPQPWENGWVPDTSRAPGTRRLYLAGALAVATIIACVTAIAWTDRGPEAPSQPPASGTATQPGLLSFGTPPPPVVTPPKGKSGLTTDEATSPAPHQQGSASPSPAAHPTTKSPSRHPSSSADPKPAATWRSVRSVNYPDRYWHVSGGYVKLDPVGGSESREDSTFKLVKGLADSSCYSFATADGQYLRHRSFVLVANRNDGSPLFRQDATFCPRPSSFPGAIMLESVNYPGRFLRHQNFQLKLDPYQYNDMYRQDSAFRLVTGLA
- a CDS encoding metal-sulfur cluster assembly factor, whose protein sequence is MSETLEMKPASEEEIREALYDVVDPELGIDVVNLGLIYGIHIDDANIATIDMTLTSAACPLTDVIEDQAKSATDGLVNELRINWVWMPPWGPDKITDDGREQLRALGFNV
- the sufU gene encoding Fe-S cluster assembly sulfur transfer protein SufU — encoded protein: MKLDSMYQEVILDHYKHPHGRGLRDGDAEVHHVNPTCGDEITLRVKYDGEQIADISYEGQGCSISQASASVLNDLLVGKDVSDAQRIQETFLELMQSKGKIEPDDAMEEVLEDAVAFAGVSKYPARVKCALLSWMAWKDATAQALGGADAERKTA
- a CDS encoding cysteine desulfurase, with protein sequence MTQLPGLLDTEAIRKDFPILDRQVHDGQKLVYLDNAATSQKPRQVLDALSEYYERYNANVHRGVHVLAEEATALYEGARDKVAAFINAPSRDEVIFTKNASESLNLVANMLGWADEPYRVDSETEIVITEMEHHSNIVPWQLLAQRTGAKLKWFGLTDDGRLDLSNIDEIITEKTKIVSFVLVSNILGTVNPVETIIRRAQEVGALVCIDASQAAPHMPLDVQALQADFVAFTGHKMCGPTGIGVLWGRQELLEDLPPFLGGGEMIETVSMHSSTYAPAPHKFEAGTPPIAQAVGLGAAIDYLNSIGMDKILAHEHALTEYAVRKLNEVPDLRIIGPTTAEDRGAAISFTLGDIHPHDVGQVLDEQGIAVRVGHHCARPVCLRYGIPATTRASFYLYSTPAEIDALVDGLEHVRNFFG
- the sufC gene encoding Fe-S cluster assembly ATPase SufC, which codes for MATLEIRDLHVTVEADNATKEILKGVDLTVKQGETHAIMGPNGSGKSTLAYSLAGHPKYTITGGTVTLDGEDVLEMSVDERARAGLFLAMQYPVEVPGVSVSNFLRTSATAVRGEAPKLRTWVKEVKEAMERLNMDPSFAERNVNEGFSGGEKKRHEILQLELLKPKVAILDETDSGLDVDALRIVSEGVNRVRETGEVGTLLITHYTRILRYIKPDYVHVFSGGRIVESGGAELADKLENEGYEAYTKGGASA
- a CDS encoding non-heme iron oxygenase ferredoxin subunit, producing MAFVRACGLSELEEDTPKRVELDGTPVSVVKTEGEVFAIHDICSHANVSLSEGEVEDCQIECWLHGSSFDLRTGKPSGLPATRPVPVYPVKIEGDDVLVSLTQES
- the sufD gene encoding Fe-S cluster assembly protein SufD, with product MAEAQNIPVGSTTAGSIAVAAESTVATRMSAPPSFDVADFPVPHGREEEWRFTPLERLRGLHDGTAVATGDGLKVEVEAPEGVTVETVGRDDARLGKAGTPVDRIAAQAYSAFEKAGVITVPKETVLTEPVRIAVHGEGGTAFAHQVIELGAFAEAVVVIDHTGDAVLAANVDYVLGDGAKLTVVSVQDWDDKAVHVAQHNALVGRDASFKSVVVTFGGDLVRLHPRVTYAGTGGEAELFGLYFTDAGQHQEHRLLVDHNTPHCKSNVVYKGALQGDDAHAVWIGDVLIEAKAEGTDTYEMNRNLVLTDGARVDSVPNLEIETGEIVGAGHASATGRFDDEQLFYLMARGIPADEARRLVVRGFFAELVQQIGVEDIEARLLEKIEAELEATV
- the sufB gene encoding Fe-S cluster assembly protein SufB, with product MTLPIEETAHPELEGLGKYEYGWADSDEAGASAKRGLSEDVVRDISAKKSEPEWMTKLRLKGLRLFDKKPMPNWGSDLSGIDFDNIKYFVRSTEKQAESWEDLPEDIKNTYDKLGIPEAEKQRLVAGVAAQYESEVVYHQIREDLEEQGVIFLDTDTALKEHPELFKEYFGTVIPVGDNKFASLNTAVWSGGSFIYVPPGVHVEIPLQAYFRINTENMGQFERTLIIVDEGAYVHYVEGCTAPIYKSDSLHSAVVEIIVKKNARCRYTTIQNWSNNVYNLVTKRAVAYEGATMEWIDGNIGSKVTMKYPAVYLMGEHAKGETLSIAFAGEGQHQDAGSKMVHMAPNTSSNIVSKSVARGGGRTSYRGLVEIGEGAHGSKSNVLCDALLVDTISRSDTYPYVDVREDDVSMGHEATVSKVSEDQLFYLMSRGLSEFEAMAMIVRGFVEPIAKELPMEYALELNRLIELQMEGAVG